The sequence below is a genomic window from Silene latifolia isolate original U9 population chromosome 7, ASM4854445v1, whole genome shotgun sequence.
CATTGTCAAAAAATGTTCTGATGATGTTTAAATCTCCCATTTTCCAGAGCTCAAGATGTTCCAAGTAAAATTCTAGATTTGAGACATAAACGACTTGCATTCCATCAGTCAATTGAGAGTGACTCGAATTATGGAGATCTTCAATTACACAGCTGGCCGACAGTTATCTCAAATGTTCCTCGCAACTTTCTTCTTTCATATTTCAGAATACTTTCTAGCTGTTGCTATTCACGGGAAGAAGAATGTGACACTCAGTTCGTTGTTGATAAGTAAGCACTACATTGCTGCCATGCTTTTCTCAATACTAGAATACTTGGGTGAATACTTTTTCTGTCCTGAACTAAAGGAATATTGGTGGATAAGCAACTTCGGCCTTGCTCTTATTGTGATTGGTGAAATTATACGCAAAATGGCAATTGTTACAGCTGGACGGTCCTTCACCCATCTCATCAAAGTCCGACGTGAAGAGCATCATAAACTTGTAACCCATGGTATCTATGCTTTTGTTCGGCATCCGAGTTACTTGGGTTTTTGGGTTTGGTCAATCGGCACACAGATTATGCTGTTGAACCCGATATCGACAATTGCATTTGCTGCAGTAGTCTGGCGCTTCTTTGCCGGAAGAATACCATATGAAGAGGCTTACTTGAGGCGTTTTTTCGGAAATGAATATGTCGAATATGCACAAAGGGTCCCTTCAGGTATACCGTTTGTCAAATAGCCGATACAAATGGTGGCTGATCTGACTGACTACTCTTTTTGAGGTTTGGATCTGAAACCAGCGGATACGGAGTATAATTTTTAAGGACATGAGCCGAGGTTCTGACATCTTGCAAGGATGATAGTTGACCGCTCAACAATTTATGGGGTGTTCTCATACGAAGCAGTCTTATGATAAGATTTATCATAAGACGAAAGTTATTTTGGTCGTTTAATTATTTTGATTTGAGTGTTACTTGAACCAGGTTAGTCTCACATTGTATCATTCAGTCTGAGACCATTTTGCGGGAGACTAATTAGAAACACTCCGTAGTCTTGGTAGCATAAAGGCCGTTTATTTTCTGGTTCCAGAACGTTTGTGTAAACATTTTACCGactcttcaaaatttcaaataatatatactccctccgtcccggtcatttgttgtgctttggttttggcacaaagaccaagaaaaggggaaggggtcaattactaaatgacaagtggaataaattgagtatgAATGGTCAAATTActtatcaaattcattcttaaaatagaaaggacaacaaatgactgagacaccccaaaatggaaaaggacaacaaatgaccgggacagagggagtaatttttTTAAGTACAAACATTACGACTCATAGCAGTTTAATACGTAGAATCTCTTCAGAGCTCATATTTATGAAATCATCCTAGTTGAGCTATGGGAGTTCTTGCCTCTTCTTAGTTGTAGAATTAATCTTTCTTGCCTCA
It includes:
- the LOC141590940 gene encoding protein-S-isoprenylcysteine O-methyltransferase B-like — its product is MEIFNYTAGRQLSQMFLATFFFHISEYFLAVAIHGKKNVTLSSLLISKHYIAAMLFSILEYLGEYFFCPELKEYWWISNFGLALIVIGEIIRKMAIVTAGRSFTHLIKVRREEHHKLVTHGIYAFVRHPSYLGFWVWSIGTQIMLLNPISTIAFAAVVWRFFAGRIPYEEAYLRRFFGNEYVEYAQRVPSGIPFVK